A window from Malassezia japonica chromosome 1, complete sequence encodes these proteins:
- a CDS encoding uncharacterized protein (EggNog:ENOG503NU9X; COG:J; BUSCO:EOG09263NE7), which translates to MGNKRRKTRTHLKGPINNSQTDTRAPKSFVIRGGKVGRGVAGLVHDVRRTMEPNTASRLKEREKNRLRDFMSMSGPLGVSHMLIFNQTNAGTNMRIMRCPRGPTVTFRVNKYALVGDVLRASRRPMAPGSEYTTPPLLVLNNFSSEEKHVKLLVTVFQNLFPPLHVHSMRLSQVRRIVLLNYNPETKTVDWRHFLISVRPVGVSRSVRRMIEGSTRPSAASSGSVTGHGGEHKRHGRALVNLANATDIAEYVMRGSAAAGGEDTDTSEAESEAEDIADPKNAVELPQAYVGRGNDVNTQRAVRLREIGPRMELRLVKIEEGLNGSEVLYHDYVHKTAKQVAEQSRTIAAKKRLAAERKAEQAKNVERKKAEKAARKAAQGGDGDEDDEDEDEDEDEDEYEDVEDPIPEDDDEEFAYEDQAAGVANDVLDSDEELFDDHEDHAHAQDSDADEDSDLEPIPLEETSHGRPKRSRR; encoded by the coding sequence ATGGGGAACAAGCGGCggaagacgaggacgcATCTCAAGGGTCCGATCAACAACTCGCAGACGGACACGCGTGCGCCCAAGAGCTTTGTGATACGCGGCGGCAAggtcggccgcggcgtcgctgggctcgtgcacgacgtgcgccgcaccaTGGAGCCGAacaccgcctcgcgcctgAAAGAGCGCGAAAAGaaccgcctgcgcgactttATGAGCATGTCGGGCCCGCTCGGCGTTTCTCACATGCTCATCTTTAACCAGACGAATGCTGGGACAAATATGCGCATCATGCGGTGCCCGCGGGGCCCGACTGTGACCTTTCGTGTGAACAAGTAtgcgctggtcggcgacgtgttgcgtgcgtcgcgccggcccATGGCGCCGGGATCCGAGTacacgacgccgccgctgcttgTGCTGAACAACTTTAGCAGCGAAGAGAAGCACGTCAAGCTGCTCGTCACCGTCTTTCAGAACCTCTTTCCCCCGCTGCATGTGCACTCGATGCGCCTGTCGCAAGTccgccgcatcgtcctGCTGAACTACAACCCAGAGACCAAGACGGTAGACTGGCGGCACTTTTTGATTTCCGTGCGCCCGGTCGgcgtctcgcgctcggtgcgccgcatgaTCGAGGGGTCGACGCGgccctcggccgcctcgtcgggcaGCGTAACGGgccacggcggcgagcacaAGCGCCATGGACGTGCGCTCGTGAACCTCGCGAACGCGACCGACATTGCCGAGTACGTcatgcgcggcagcgccgcggcgggtGGCGAAGATACCGATACGAGCGAGGCCGAgtccgaggccgaggacaTTGCCGACCCCAAGAacgccgtcgagctgccgcAAGCATACGTCGGCCGTGGCAACGACGTGAATACAcagcgtgcggtgcgcctgcgcgagattGGGCCGCGCATGGAGCTGCGTCTCGTCAAGATCGAAGAGGGGCTCAACGGCAGCGAAGTACTCTACCACGACTATGTGCACAAGACCGCCAagcaggtcgccgagcagtCGCGCACGATTGCGGCCAagaagcgcctcgcggccgagcgcaaggccgagcaggccaagaacgtcgagcgcaaaaAGGCCGAAAAGGCCGCACGCAAGGCCGCACaaggcggcgacggcgacgaagacgacgaagacgaggacgaggacgaggacgaggacgagtaTGAAGACGTCGAGGACCCGATCCCcgaagacgacgacgaggagttTGCGTACGAGGACCAggcggcgggcgtcgcgAACGATGTGCTTGACAGTGACGAAGAGCTCTTTGATGACCACGAAGACCACGCCCACGCCCAGGActcggacgcggacgaggacaGCGACCTGGAGCCGATTCCCCTCGAGGAGACGTCCCACGGCCGCCCGAAGCGCTCACGCCGCTAG
- a CDS encoding non-specific serine/threonine protein kinase (COG:D; EggNog:ENOG503NVH0), whose product MDGSEARRGLQTPLRGMSTPMKTPMRTPLRQTMDQTSSTPITPFDTIEKQKENVQPRARGRSAHALSTTFSMQHKERQELLQQQRNEHESAVTSADNAESDDPLEAWCAYVKWCIDNYPSGKSSESGVVPLLERATRTFKGNEQYTNDSRYLRLWILYAQHTDVPRDVFQFLLANEIGTRLAALYEELAVVLEGQGVYDEADATYKMGIARRATPLDRLKRRYNEYQERIMALPESSAGDTPTYAKALAQAMARAGRSVLGTKTGRGESKPTNVLGGHQPLSSAARPNARTMNVYRDENGDEQQSTQTGHWDELESDAQRKKENNDARRSLKPMHAMTPRTQARALEVFCDSDEDQSPERRTPRRDDVFRRSGTSETDKLKKSPFLYYEQQELAKATEAPTPKAEPSKPRADPKVAKSHRTKPRPAAKPTNERHIAPLAEMYPGADIAACLAEKHRPIRATHELCYEELQALRRAPHVLGRADPFAALDAQQGRWLPEIQARPRPPSPTIVTKAMQVEVNGMFGGDSDSEEDASDESSDASEEDVRPIVRHTNDENGGVQPTPQRTPFGTRRTPFGATPQRTPLGAAKAPAAVAAIYQDEDEEEDEARAEFEGARVPFQPLTPITERTERTEFSRYTAGTPRDVSFEERAQANDEQNEEYARGDAAPEADDAAPEAGLDAAASPTEPTGGLAAPTSTLQLPNPCSPADPEIVATLLNNLRVPVSSRVGYVDLHDEPSTYLADLQRKIKTHARRSVSGMQASSAVCNLSVASMDLAIHQKIGEGGYGAVFLAQDANQSIPLAGDAEARYDEIDLDDVDEIERRELVALKVERPANPWEFYVLDELRERLPASLRASVVGARRYVACGGESMLLLEYGSRGTLLELVNQASAAGVAPPASAGSAGGVEEVLAMFFVIDLLRTIEGLHDAQMLHGDLKIDNCMVRSAPSDGAWPSAYDASNAAWRGQGVMLIDFGRAVDLRCYPPEQTFLADWQPGVQDCVEMREMRPWTYQADYYGLASIAYCLLFGKYMETTSFVGDDGRKTYKIQQPLRRYWQTELWTRFFHLMLNPRHHGELPVTGALASLREEMETTSKAC is encoded by the exons ATGGacggcagcgaggcgcggcgcggactccagacgccgctgcgtggTATGTCGACGCCCATGAAGACGCCGATGCGTacgccgctgcgtcagaCGATGGATCAGACATCGTCGACGCCCATCACTCCGTTTGACACGATCGAGAAGCAGAAGGAGAATGTACAGCCCCGCGCACggggccgctcggcgcatgcgctgaGCACCACCTTTAGCATGCAGCACAaggagcgccaggagctcctgcagcagcagcgcaacgaGCACGAGAGTGCCGTAACAAGCGCGGACAATGCCGAGTCGGACGACCCGCTCGAGGCGTGGTGCGCGTACGTGAAGTGGTGCATCGACAACTACCCGTCGGGCAAGTCGTCCGAAagcggcgtcgtgccgctcctcgagcgcgcgacacgcacgtTCAAGGGAAATGAGCAGTATACGAATGACAGCAGGTACCTGCGCCTCTGGATTCTGTACGCTCAGCACACCGACGTGCCCCGCGACGTGTTCCAGTTCCTGCTCGCCAACGAGATCGggacgcgcctcgcggcgctgtacGAAGAGCTTgccgtcgtgctcgagggGCAGGGCGTgtacgacgaggcggatgcGACCTACAAGATGGGCatcgcacgccgcgccacgccgctcgaccgcctcaaGCGGCGGTACAACGAGTACCAAGAGCGCATCATGGCGCTCCCAGAGTCGTCCGCAGGCGACACACCGACCTATGCCAAGGCACTCGCACAAGCTATGGCACGCGCGGGACgcagcgtgctcggcaccaAGACGGGGCGCGGGGAAAGCAAGCCGACGAatgtgctcggcggccaccagccgctctcgagcgccgcgcgcccgaATGCACGCACCATGAACGTATACCGCGACGAGaacggcgacgagcagcagAGCACGCAGACGGGTCACTGGGACGAGCTGGAGAGCGACGCACAGCGCAAGAAGGAAAACaacgacgcacgccgctcgctcaAGCCAATGCACGCCATGACGCCGCGCACACAAGCGCGGGCACTCGAGGTGTTTTGCGATTCGGACGAGGACCAGAGCccggagcgccgcacgccgcgccgcgacgacgtcTTTCGCCGCTCGGGCACGAGCGAGACGGACAAGCTAAAGAAGTCGCCGTTTTTGTACTATGAACAgcaggagctcgccaaggccacAGAGGCGCCCACGCCCAAGGCGGAGCCGTCCAAGCCCAGGGCCGACCCCAAGGTAGCCAAGTCTCACCGCACCAAGCCCCGCCCGGCAGCTAAGCCCACCAACGAGCGGCAcattgcgccgctcgccgaaaTGTACCCCGGCGCAGACATTGCCGCGTGCCTCGCTGAAAAGCACCGCCCGATCCGCGCGACACACGAACTGTGCTATgaggagctgcaggcgctccgccGTGCTCCGCACGTCCTTGGCCGTGCCGATCCTTttgctgcgctcgacgctcaACAGGGGCGCTGGCTGCCGGAGATCCAGGCACGCCCACGGCCGCCAAGCCCGACGATCGTGACCAAGGCGATGCAGGTCGAGGTGAACGGCATGTTTGGCGGCGATAGCGACAGCGAGGAGGATGCGTCGGACGAATCATCGGACGCGTCGGAAGAGGACGTGCGCCCGATCGTGCGTCACACAAACGACGAGAACGGAGGCGtgcagccgacgccgcagcGTACGCCGTttggcacgcggcgcacaccgtttggcgcgacgccgcagcgcacgccgctcggtGCAGCCAaggcgcctgccgccgtcgctgcgATCTACCAggacgaagacgaggaggaggacgaggcgcgcgcggaaTTCGAGGGCGCACGCGTGCCGTTCCAGCCGCTCACGCCGATTACGgagcgcacggagcgcaccgagtTTTCGCGGTACACCGCCGgaacgccgcgcgacgtctcgtttgaggagcgtgcgcaggccaACGACGAGCAGAACGAGGAATAtgcccgaggcgacgctgcgcctgaAGCCGatgacgctgcgccggaagccggcctcgacgctgcTGCCTCCCCCACGGAGCCGACCGGCGGCCTTGCCGCGCCTACGTCGACGCTCCAGCTCCCCAACCCCTGCTCTCCTGCCGACCCCGAGATTGTTGCGACGCTGCTCAACAACCTACGCGTCCCCGTTTCCTCGCGTGTCGGCTACGTGGATCTGCACGACGAGCCATCGACGTACCTTGCCGATCTGCAACGCAAGATCAAGACacatgcgcgccgctcggtgAGTGGCATGcaggcgtcgagcgcggtgtGCAACCTGTCGGTCGCATCGATGGACCTTGCGATCCACCAAAAGATCGGCGAAGGAGGCTACGGCGCCGTgttcctcgcgcaggacgcgaACCAGAGCATCCCcctcgccggcgacgccgaggcgcgctaCGACGAAATCGATCTCGACGATgtcgacgagatcgagcgccgcgagcttgTTGCGCTcaaggtcgagcgccccgCGAACCCCTGGGAGTTTTATGtgctggacgagctgcgtgagcgtctgcccgcgtcgctgcgtgcgtcggtggtcggcgcgcgtcggtaCGTTGCGTGTGGCGGCGAGTCGatgctcctcctcgagtacggctcgcgcggcacgctcctcgagctcgtgaACCAGGCAAGTGCGGCTGGTGTCGCCCCccccgcgagcgccggcagtgccggcggcgtggaAGAGGTGCTTGCGATGTTCTTTGTGATTGATTTGCTGCGTACCATCGAAGGACTGCACGATGCGCAGATGCTGCACGGCGACCTCAAGATCGACAACTGCATGGTGCGCTCTGCCCccagcgacggcgcgtggcCGAGTGCGTACGACGCGTCGAATGCCGCGTGGCGTGGCCAAGGCGTGATGCTGATCGACTTTGGGCGTGCGGTTGATCTGCGGTGCTACCCTCCCGAGCAGACCTTTTTGGCGGACTGGCAGCCCGGCGTGCAGGACTGTGTCGAGATGCGCGAGATGCGGCCGTGGACCTACCAAGCAGACTACTATGGCCTGGCGTCGATTGCGTACTGCCTGCTCTTTGGCAAGTACATGGAGACGACTTCGTTTGTGGGCGATGACGGCCGCAAGACGTACAAGATCCAGcagccgctgcggcgctaCTGGCAGACGGAGCTCTGGACGCGCTTTTTCCACCTGATGCTCAACCCCCGGCACCACGGCGAGCTCCCCGTgaccggcgcgcttgcgtcgctgcgcgaggagatGGAAAC AACCTCAAAGGCCTGCTGA
- the AFG1_1 gene encoding peroxisome-assembly ATPase (EggNog:ENOG503NV41; BUSCO:EOG09262OJ4; COG:S) — MRSLGRVSAWAPRALCAARVPRAYLSTDAAPGTHETSPEQGYQALVDGGTVRDDQFQRRIVGVLQTLHNELRAYKQPAVPDPEDGLVEQPKKPSMFSSLLSFLPLPEQEEGKLEQSKMLGVTEQMRSQSVFGKLASAFSRAPAVSTEAVRPEGAPQGIYLYGDVGTGKSMLMDLFYNTLPPNITRKRRVHFHQFMIDVHKRSHAYKSKYHRSSGIVGQANAPQARSLPGVPPKPPSAADAHEGGEIDPIEPVVREIAQQTEVLCFDEFQVVDIVDAMILRRVLEGLMRYGVVSVMTSNRQPSELYKNGIQRSSFMPCIHLLETQYLVTDLNSGTDYRKVEQERHQVYYLENDPQSKAEFEKQWAALTDGQEIRKDYTVKVWGRPLVVPQSTKQVARFSFMDLCGRPRSAADYIALCSEFNTIFIEDIPLMSLDMRDLARRFITFVDAAYESKTRLICSSEVELMKVFSGTTAMDKSKGTSDQMRALMDDLKMTADDIGSSSIFSGEEEMFAFARLLSRLSEMATQNYWMASARRVN; from the coding sequence atgcggaGTCTCGGAAGGGTCTCGGCCTGGGCCCCCCGGGCGCtgtgtgcggcgcgcgtgccgcgtgCCTATTTGAGCAcggacgctgcgcctggtACGCACGAGACGAGCCCCGAGCAGGGCTaccaggcgctggtcgacggCGGGACCGTGCGGGACGACCAGTTCCAGCGCCGGatcgtcggcgtgctgcagacgctgcacaacgagctgcgtgcgtacAAGCAGCCCGCGGTGCCCGACCCCGAAGATGGGCTCGTGGAGCAGCCAAAGAAGCCGAGCATGTTTAGCTCCTTGCTCTCGTTCCTGCCGCTGCCCGAGCAGGAAGAGGGCAAGCTGGAGCAGAGCAAGATGCTCGGTGTCACGGAGCAGATGCGCTCGCAGAGCGTCTTTGGCAAGCTCGCCTCTGCGTTTagccgtgcgccggcggtgaGCACAGAGGCAGTGCGCCCcgaaggcgcgccgcaaggcaTCTATTTGTacggcgacgtcggcaccggcaagAGCATGCTGATGGACCTCTTCTACAACACGCTCCCTCCGAACATcacgcgcaagcgccgtgTGCACTTCCACCAGTTTATGATCGATGTGCACAAGCGCTCGCACGCGTACAAGTCCAAATACCACCGGTCATCGGGCATCGTCGGCCAGGCgaacgcgccgcaggcgcgctcgctgcccggcgtgccgcccaagccgccgtccgctgccgacgcccaCGAGGGCGGCGAGATTGACCCGATCGAGCCGGTGGTGCGTGAGATCGCGCAGCAGACCGAGGTCCTGTGCTTTGACGAGTTCCAGGTGGTGGACATTGTCGATGCCATGATCCtccgccgcgtgctcgagggcCTGATGCGCTACGGCGTGGTGAGCGTCATGACGTCGAACCGCCAGCCGTCGGAGCTGTACAAGAACGGTATCCAGCGCTCGAGCTTCATGCCGTGCATCCACTTGCTCGAGACGCAGTACCTCGTCACGGACCTCAACTCGGGCACGGACTACCGCAaggtcgagcaggagcggcATCAGGTGTACTACCTCGAGAACGACCCCCAGTCCAAGGCCGAGTTCGAGAAGCAGTGGGCCGCGCTCACCGACGGCCAGGAGATCCGCAAGGACTACACGGTCAAGGTGTGGGGCCGCCCGCTGGTCGTGCCGCAGAGCACGAAGCAGGTGGCGCGCTTCTCGTTTATGGACTTGTGTGGACGCCCTCGCAGCGCGGCAGACTACATTGCGCTCTGCAGCGAGTTCAACACCATCTTTATCGAAGACATTCCCTTGATGAGCCTCGACATGCGCGACTTGGCCCGCCGCTTTATCACGTTTGTCGACGCAGCCTACGAGAGCAAGACGCGCCTGATCTGCTCGTCCGAGGTCGAGCTGATGAAGGTCTTTAGTGGTACGACCGCTATGGACAAGAGCAAGGGTACCAGCGACCAGATGCGCGCCCTGATGGACGACCTCAAGATGACCGCCGACGACATCGGCAGCTCGTCCATCTTTAGCGGTGAGGAAGAGATGTTTGCGTTCGCCCGCCTCCTCTCGCGCCTGAGCGAGATGGCGACACAGAACTACTGGATGGCCTCGGCCCGCCGCGTTAATTAG
- a CDS encoding uncharacterized protein (EggNog:ENOG503Q558; COG:S), which yields MSTVPFTKAAGVGADAHAHDHGGHSHSHAANEHGHTHEIMEHPGKFGERDLPNYAHRNWNERAFTVGIGGPVGSGKTALLLALCRTLRDKYNLGVVTNDIFTREDQEFLVRNAALQDANRIRAVETGGCPHAAIREDISANMEVLEQLQAEYDTQLLFVESGGDNLAAAFSVELADFHVYVIDVSGGDKVPRKGGPGISQSDLLVVNKIDLAEHVGASLEVMRRDADKMRDNGPTVFASVKQGTGVEEIADLILAARRAAGADAAGRPLAAGV from the coding sequence ATGAGCACGGTCCCGTTCACCaaggcggccggcgtcggcgccgacgcgcacgcgcacgaccACGGCGGCCACAGCCATAGCCACGCAGCGAACGAGCACGGCCACACGCACGAGATTATGGAGCACCCCGGCAAGtttggcgagcgcgacctgcCGAACTATGCGCACCGCAACTGGAACGAGCGTGCGTTCAccgtcggcatcggcggcccggtcggctcgggcaagacggcgctgctcctcgcgctgtgtcgcacgctgcgcgacaagTACAACCTCGGCGTGGTGACGAACGACATCTTTACGCGCGAGGACCAAGAGTTCCTCGTGCGCaacgccgcgctccaggaCGCGAACCGCatccgcgccgtcgagacCGGTGGATGCCCCCACGCGGCGATCCGCGAGGATATCTCGGCGAACAtggaggtgctcgagcagctccaggCTGAGTACGACACGCAGCTCCTCTTTGTCGagagcggcggcgacaACCTGGCGGCCGCGTTcagcgtcgagctcgccgactttCACGTATACGTCATCGACGTGTCGGGCGGCGACAAGGTGCCCCGCAAGGGCGGCCCCGGCATCTCGCAGAgcgacctgctcgtcgtGAACAAGATCGACCTCGcggagcacgtcggcgcgtccCTCGAGGTGATGCGTCGTGATGCGGACAAGATGCGTGACAATGGTCCTACGGTCTTTGCAAGCGTCAAGCAGGGCACGGGCGTGGAAGAAATCGCGGACCTCAttctcgcggcgcggcgcgcagccggcgcgGATGCGGCCGGCCGTCCGCTTGCTGCTGGTGTATAG
- the MSS51 gene encoding translational activator for mitochondrial COX1 (BUSCO:EOG09261OKK; COG:S; EggNog:ENOG503NTVQ) produces the protein MRSVVFASPLLAARRPAVRGVPSVAHSRTLFGLFKRRMPNARQEASRPPLLDQDNLFHKLSESPIPAMRARGDRIRTMAPCPVSMSKYGVRKLVDFECPDCGWPTHFSEKEWAEDTEHAQYVARLREANEDEHDLRSGRRMAEFELPAEQPADEVVNFSGWDQMFYTRNFPSINSERSKRHVSKLLTFPMTVVAALHQHSPYTRRSSRLTHEGMRSLAPLRTTLHPELGARPNLDPVRIFVVGARAEATLPPDVWRQISYVFAKVPVHIIMVGPEAALPAKNVPGPWNSPGYKERATNYPFPSRSIAVAPNLTITVIQSTYEQVHRLFEPFDPYTDVFFAFSPGFGFPSQIAVEEQARLRAEERDDERRMAAARETYFATNAPVEGEEPTKPQTGFRPSEVAKNPAGGDVPAAEPEPAVVAMRPQQGAFTSLQAAPVVQAQREWAQALGQILSTRCPLFISGFSPADVERDVLAFESVDGVSGEFDWLLTPGENAFASQQWAIADFDTRIAVKANWGLWAVRGKRYDILGPQWD, from the coding sequence ATGCGGAGCGTGGTGTttgcgtcgccgctgctggccgcccgccgcccggcggTGCGGGGCGTGCCGAGTGTCGCTCATAGCCGTACGCTCTTTGGCCTCTTTAAGCGCCGCATGCCGAATGCGCGGCAGgaggcgtcgcggccgccgctgctcgaccaggacAACCTCTTCCACAAACTGTCCGAGTCGCCGATTcccgcgatgcgcgcgcgtggcgaCCGGATACGCACGATGGCGCCGTGCCCGGTGAGCATGTCCAAGtacggcgtgcgcaagctcgtcgactTTGAGTGCCCCGACTGCGGTTGGCCGACGCACTTTTCCGAGAAAGAGTGGGCGGAGGACACGGAGCACGCACAGTACGTTGCACGCCTCCGCGAGGCCaacgaggacgagcacgaCCTCCGCAGTGGCCGCCGCATGGCCGAGTTTGAGCtgcccgccgagcagcccgccgacgaggtcgtGAATTTCTCCGGGTGGGACCAGATGTTTTACACGCGCAACTTCCCTTCCATCAACTcggagcgcagcaagcGCCACGTCTCCAAGCTGCTCACTTTCCCCATGACGGTCGTCGCAGCGCTGCACCAGCACTCGCCGtacacgcgccgctcgtcgcgcctcACGCACGAGGGTATGCGctcgcttgcgccgctgcgcacgacgctgcaccccgagctcggtgcgcgcccGAACCTGGACCCGGTGCGCATCTTTGTGGTGggtgcgcgtgccgaggcgacgctgccgcccgACGTCTGGCGCCAGATTTCCTACGTCTTTGCCAAGGTGCCGGTGCACATCATCATGGTCGGCCCCGAGGCGGCTCTGCCTGCCAAGAACGTGCCCGGCCCGTGGAACTCGCCGGGGTacaaggagcgcgcgaCCAATTACCCCTTCccctcgcgcagcatcgccgtcgcgccgaaCCTCACGATCACCGTGATCCAGTCGACGTACGAGCAGGTGCACCGCCTCTTTGAGCCGTTTGACCCCTACACCGATGTCTTTTTCGCCTTCTCGCCCGGCTTTGGCTTCCCCAGCCAGATTGCGGTGGAAGAGCaggcgcggctgcgcgccgaggagcgcgacgacgagcgccgcatggccgccgcgcgcgagaccTACTTTGCGACTAacgcgccggtcgagggcgaggagccGACCAAGCCGCAGACGGGCTTCCGCCCCAGCGAAGTCGCCAAGAACCCCGCCGGTGGCGACGTcccggccgccgagcccgagccggcggTCGTTGCGATGCGCCCCCAGCAAGGCGCCTTTACCTCGCtgcaggccgcgccggtagtccaggcgcagcgcgagtgGGCGCAGGCCCTCGGCCAGATCctctcgacgcgctgcccCCTGTTTATCTCCGGCTTCTCGCCGGCGGATgtggagcgcgacgtgctcgccTTTGAGTcggtcgacggcgtgaGCGGCGAGTTTGACTGGCTGCTGACCCCCGGCGAGAACGCATTCGCGAGCCAGCAGTGGGCGATCGCTGACTTTGATACGCGTATCGCCGTCAAGGCCAACTGGGGCCTgtgggccgtgcgcggcaagcgctACGACATTCTCGGTCCCCAGTGGGACTAG
- a CDS encoding uncharacterized protein (COG:S; EggNog:ENOG503P6M5), with protein sequence MEAAAALRKARIDALRSLRRAEETRDTSAIEENAFGRAVKESYRASEPPADFTPGPTVLSTLEQDIAGLQERVIAEDEAAQNEQLDLAAIAPKRPNWDLRRDYDKHNARLERKTKAAIRALIVQRLHGGKSNEAEATARLVAEAEPEDDE encoded by the exons ATggaggcggccgcggcgctaCGCAAGGCGCggatcgacgcgctgcggagtctgcgccgcgcagaagagacgcgcgacacgAGTGCGATTGAAGAGAACGCATTTGGGCGGGCGGTCAAGGAGTCGTAccgcgcgagcgagccgccggCAGACTTTACGCCGGGGCCCACGGTGCTCAGCACCTTGGAACAGG ACATTGCGGGCCTACAGGAACGCGTCATTGcagaggacgaggcggcacAGAACGAGCAGCTGGACCTTGCGGCGATCGCTCCAAAGCGGCCCAACTgggacctgcgccgcgactaTGACAAGCACAAtgcacgcctcgagcggAAAACCAAGGCGGCGATCCGCGCACTGATCG TGCAACGCCTGCATGGCGGCAAAAGTAACGAGGCAGAAGCCACCGCGCGActggtcgccgaggcggagccgGAGGACGACGAATAG